The genomic interval ACGACCACCGTCTTTTCCATCTTGGCGCTGCTAACACGCCCCACCAAACGACGGCGGTTATTGGACATCGCTGTTTTCTCCCTTACCCGTAGAGGCGGTGGCTTGCACTGCCGCCACTGCCAAATCACGCTCGCGGAGGATCATCAGAATCCGGGCGATGTCCTTACGAATAAGGCGCATCTGATTCGCGTTTTCCAGCGACCCCGCGTACCAATTTAAGCGCACCCGAAAGAGTTCTTCGCGCTTCTTTCCTAGTTGTTCTTGCAGGTCGGAGGTCTCCAGCGCCCGCAATTCTGCTGCTTTCGCCATGACTACCCCATCTCCCCGCTGACCAGCGCGTTCCCCGTAACGGGGTCGGTGCGGACAACAAATTTCGTCTTGATCGGCATTTTGAATCCGGCGAGGCGCAGCGCCTCCCGTGCGGTGGCTTCGTCCACATCGCCCATCTCAAACAGGACGCGCCCCGGCTTGACGACGGCAACGTAGTGGTCAACCGCCCCTTTACCCTTCCCCATGCGCGTTTCGGCAGGTTTTGCCGTCACTGGCTTATCGGGGAAAATCCGAATCCACAAACGCCCTCGGCGCTTGATGTAGCGCACCACCGCCCGGCGTGCCGCCTCAATCTGGCGCTGGGTGATCCACGCGGGTTCCAGTGCTTGGAGACCGTAGTCGCCGAACTGCACATCAATGCCGCGTGTTTCCTTACCGGTTCGGCGTCCGCGCATTTGCTTGCGGTATTTGACCCGCTTCGGGATCAACATAGCTCTAAATCCTTCGTATTCTCGCGTACTCTGGTGCGTATGCCGCTTACTGACTCACGTAGACATCGGTGGGTTCGGGTTTTTCCTCGCGCTTTTTCTCGCCGAGGTAAACCCACACCTTGACCCCGATCCGTCCGTAGCCCGTGAGGGACTCCGCCGTGCCGTAATCGATCAGGGAGCGCAGCGTACTACGCGGGACGCGCCCTTCCATCTGCTGTTCGCGGCGTGCCATTTCCGACCCCGCCAAGCGCCCGGCAACGACGATCTTAATTCCCAATGCCCCCTGACGAAGCGCCTGTTGGACAGCGCGTTTCATGGCGCGGCTGTGACCAATACGCCGTTCCAACTGCCGTGCGATATTATCGGCAATCAGGCGGGCATCAAGGTCGGGCTTGTCAATCTCGCTGACTTCCAGCTTGATTTGCTTGCCGGTGAGGGTGGAGAGCATTGTCTTCAGTTTTTTGATCTGCTCGCCTTTTTTGCCGATGATGAAGCCCGGTTTCGCCGTGAAGATGGTCACTTCCACTTGGCTTGGCGAACGCTCAATCTCGATCTTCGAGACGGCGGCGTTAGCAGCCTCTTTCATCAGCGCCTTACGGATTTCAAAATCTTCGTGGAGCATCTCCACGTAACGACGCCCTTCGGCGTACCAGCGCCCTTCCCATGTTCGGTTGATGCCGAGGCGGAAGCCAATCGGATGAATTTTACGCCCCATAGGTTATGCGTCCTCCCGCTCGTCCAAAATCACGGTCAGGTGTGCGTAGCGCTTGACACGGGGCTTATAACGCCCCCGTGCCCCCGCCTTCACGCGCTTTAGGCGGAAACTATCCCCGGCGAAAATGGTCTTTACATACAGGTCGAGACGGTTCAGTTCAAAGTTATTCTCAGCGTTCGCCAACGCTGAGGCAATGACCTTACGCACCAACTCGGCGCCCTTTTGGGGCATGTGTTGGAGAATAACCAACGCCTGTTCCGCATTTTTCCCACGTACCTGATCGATGACCAGACGAATCTTTTGGGGGCTGATCGGCAGGCTCTGGGCAAAGGCTTTCACTTCCATCATTTACGCTCCTGTCGTCCCCGTTTTCTTCGTCTTCTTCTCGGTGATATGACCGCGGAAGGTACGGGTGGGGGCGAATTCGCCCAATTTGTGACCAACCATGTTCTCTGTGATATAAATCGGAACATGGCGCCGTCCGTCGTGGACGGCAATTGTATGACCGACCATCTGCGGGAAGATGGTAGAAGCGCGACTCCAAGTCTTGATGACCTTTTTCTCGTTGCGCCCGTTCATCGTCTCGATCCGCCGCAGCAGTTTCGGTTCAATGAATGGTCCCTTTTTGAGTGACCGAGACATTTGACCTCTCCTTTATTTACCCGCGCCCGGATGCCCGACGGCGGATGATGAACTTATTCGTGCGTTTGTTGCGCCGCGTTTTGTAGCCAAGCGCAGGCTTACCCCAAGGCGTCTTGGGTCCGGGCATACCGATGGGTGAACGCCCCTCGCCCCCGCCATGTGGGTGGCTATCGGGATCCATCGCACTGCCGCGCACCGTTGGACGCCAACCCATCCATCGCTTACGTCCAGCCTTCCCAATCTTGATGTTGGTGTGTTCAAGGTTGCCCACTTGTCCAAGCGTCGCCATGCACTCCTCGCGCACGGTGCGCATTTCGCCGCTAGGCAGGCGAATTTGGGCATAGCGTTCCTCACGCCCAATGAGTTGGGCAGATGTTCCCGCCGAACGCACCATCTGCCCGCCCCGCCCAACTTCCAGTTCGATATTGTGAATGACCGAACCAACCGGAATCTTGTTCAGGGGGAGGGCGTTTCCATCCCGCAGCGGCGCGTCGGGTCCGCTAATCAGCGTATCGCCAACGTTGAGTGTGTTGGGGGCGATGATGTAGCGCTTTTCCCCATCGGCATACACCAATAGGGCGATACGTGCTGTCCGGTTGGGGTCATATTCAATGGTGGCAACACGTGCGGGGACGCCAACTTTGTCCCGCTTGAAGTCAATGATGCGGTATGCCCGCTTATGACCGCCACCCCGATGCCGTACCGTCACCCGCCCTTGATTGTTACGCCCCGATTTTCCCCGCTTTTCGCGGACGAGCGCCTTTTGGGGGCGGGAGGTGGTGATTTCCTCGAAGGAATAGCCCGTCATGCCCCGGCGCCCGGGCGAAGTGGGCTTATAAACTTTCACAGCCATTGTGTGTCAAACGCCTCTCGTTCGCGTTATCCCGTTAGTGGGTGTGCTTCTACAGGTTGAACAGCGGAATTGTCTGCCCCTCTGGGAGCGTGACAATCGCCTTTTTCATCGCTGGCTTGCGCACGTAAGATTTACGCCCGCGTGTCCCGCGCTTCTTCGGGAGGATGATTGTGTTCACCCTCAGCACGTCTACGTTAAAGATAACTTCGACGGCTTCTTTGATCTGAATTTTATTCGCCCGTAGGTCAACCTCAAAGGCGAACTGATTAAGCGTCGCCGCGTCTTGGCTAGAGGCTTCGGTGATGATGGGGCGGATGATCACGTTATAGAGATTCAAACTGATTGCCATGACCTGATCTCCGGTTATTCCTGAACGCGCTGCCGGCTGAGCAGACCTTTGATCACATCCAGCGCATTTAGCGGGATGATCAGCCGGTCATACTGGAGCAAGTCACGAACGTTCATATAGCTTGCCCGTAGGTAAGCCGCATCGTCTAGGTTGCGGACGCAGCGCTCCACGATGTCATCGCGCCCAGCCAAAAGGAGCAGGGAGCTTTGATCCCCGACCAACGCCTTCAGGATGTTTGCCATGAGTTTCGTCTTTGGCTCGTCTACGGTGATCGAGTCCACGACGATAATCTGTCCATCCCGCAGAAGCGCCGAAAGCGCACTACGCAGCGCGGTATGGCGCATCTTACGCGGCATATCCAACGTGTATTTGTGCGGGATTGGACCATGCGCCCGACCACCACCGACAAACAACGGCGCAGAGCGGCTGCCATGACGGGCGCGTCCCGTCCCTTTTTGCCGGTACCATTTAGCATGAGTGCGGTTGATTTCACCGCGCCGTTTCGTCTTGTGCGTGCCAAGACGCGCATTGGCGTTTTGCATCACCACATACTGATGCATCAGCCCAATGTTGATCTTTGCCTCGAAAATATCGGCGGGCAACTCGGTAGAACCGACTTCCTTGCCTGCCATGTTGAGTACTGGAACTTTCATTGCATGTATTCTCCGCCGTGCGTCGGGCTACTTCCGTGCCTTCACCGATTCTTTGATGATGACCAAGCCGCCTTTTGCCCCCGGCACAGAGCCTTTGACTGCTAACAGGTTGTGTTCGGTGTCAATCGCCATAACTTCCAAGTTTTGGCTGGTGACGCGATCCACACCCATTTGCCCAGAGCGGCGCGTGCCTTTCTTGACACGTCCGGGCGTTGTCCCGGAACTGCTAGAGCCAGGGCTGCGGGTACGGTCAGATGCCCCATGTGTTGTGGGCTGGCGGTTAAAGCCATGACGTTTGATCGTCCCTGCCGTACCGTGACCTTTGCTTGTGCCAACCACGTCCACGTGATCGCCCTTGCTAAAGACTTCTACGGTCAGGCGCTCACCCTCTTGGAGGGTGATGTCTTTCACGCGGAATTCCCGCAGGTAACGGAGCGTAGGCAGGTTGCGCTTCAGCAAATGCTGACGTTCCCCATTGCTCAGACGCTCTGGATTGATTTCTTCATAACCAAGCTGAACCGCTAAGTAGCCATCGTTCTCAGCGGTACGCACCTGTGTGACAAAGCATGGACCGGCTTGAATGACCGTGACCCCGACGGTTTTGCCGCTTTCTGGGTCAATGATCTGGCTCATACCGATCTTCTTGCCGATGATACCCTTCATCATTACGTCGTCCTCCCGAAGGACTGCTTAGGCGGGCGCATATGACGCGCCCCTACACGGCAGCCTGTAGGGGCGCATACAATGCGCCCATCTGGTGTGTGCCGCCTTAAATCTTAATTTCAATGTCCACGCCCGCCGGAAGGTTAAGGCGGGTTAGGGCGTCGATTGTCTTGCTGTCTGGGTCAAGAACATCAATCAGCCGCTTGTGTGTGCGAATCTCGAAATGCTCTTGCGATTCCTTGTCAATGAACGGTGAACGACGCACTGTAAACCGTTCGATCCGCGTGGGAAGCGGAACAGGTCCTACAACACGCGCCCCGGTGCGTTCGGCGGTCTCAACGATCCGCCGCGCCGATTGGTCAATCACGCGGTGGTCATAGGCTTTCAGACGAATACGAATTTTGTTTTTTGCCATAGTTTCGCTCTGTGTCTTCAGGCGGTTTAGACAGTGAGAGGGCAACCCACCGGCTGCCCCCTCATCGCCAAGCCACGCTGTGCCTTGTTATTCGATGATCTCGACAATAACGCCCGCGCCGACGGTCAAGCCGCCTTCACGGATGGCGAACTTCGACCCCTTTTCGAGGGCGATGGGCATGATCAATTCCACTGTCATGACGATGTTATCGCCGGGCATGACCATCTCAACACCATCGGGAAGCGCCACCGTGCCGGTCACGTCCACCGTGCGCAGGTAGAACTGTGGGCGGTAGCCGGTGAAGAACGCCTTGTGACGCCCGCCTTCTTCCTTCTTCAGCACGTACACTTGGCACTTGAACTTTGTGTGCGGCGTGATCGAGCCGGGTTTGGCAATGACCATCCCGCGTTCGACTTCCTCACGCTGCGTCCCGCGCAGAAGGATACCGGCGTTATCGCCGGCGACGGCGGCATCCAGTTCCTTGTGGAACATCTCAATGCCTGTCACCGTCGTCTTCATCTTCTCCTCGCGCAGACCGAGGATTTCCACTTCCTCGCCCTTCTTCAACTGCCCGCGCTCCACGCGCCCCGTCACCACCGTCCCGCGCCCCTTGATGCTGAACACGTCTTCAATCGGCATCAAGAACGGCTTGTCCATCTCCCGCGTCGGCTGCGGAATGTAGGTGTCCACCGTCTCCATCAGTTGCAAAATCGGCGCGTAATCGGGGTGGTTCACATCTGTGCTGGTCTGCTCCAACGCCTTCAACGCCGAGCCGCGAATGATCGGCGTATCCGCCGGAAAGCCGTACCCGCTCAGCAGGTCAGAAAGTTCCAACTCCACCAATTCCAGCAGTTCTGGGTCGTCCATTTGGTCAACCTTGTTCAGGAAAACGACCATCGCTGGCACTTCTACCTGACGCGCCAATAGCACGTGTTCCCGCGTCTGCGGCATCGGACCATCCGGCGCACTCACCACCAAGATCGCCCCGTCCATCTGCGCCGCGCCCGTGATCATGTTCTTGATGTAGTCGCGGTGTCCAGGACAGTCCACATGAGCATAGTGGCGGTTCGGCGTCTCGTACTCCACATGGGTGATTGAGATCGTGATCCCCCGTGCCTTTTCTTCCGGCGCGTTGTCAATCGAGTCGTAGGCGCGGAATTCTGCCTGACCCTTCATCGCCAACACCTTCGTGATCGCCGCCGTCAGCGACGTTTTCCCATGATCGACATGCCCAATCGTGCCGATATTGGCATGGGGCTTATTCCGCTCAAACTTCGCCATTGCTTTTCCTCCGAGTACGGGTTACTTGCCCTTGATAATCGTTTCCGCGACGTTCGTTGGCGCGGGGTTGTAACGGTAGAATTCCATCGTGAACGCACCGCGCCCTTGCGACATATTACGCAGGTTCGTGGCATAGCCGAACATCTCGCCTAGTGGCACAATCGCCTTGATCGAGGATGCCCCG from Anaerolineales bacterium carries:
- the rpmC gene encoding 50S ribosomal protein L29; translation: MAKAAELRALETSDLQEQLGKKREELFRVRLNWYAGSLENANQMRLIRKDIARILMILRERDLAVAAVQATASTGKGENSDVQ
- the rplP gene encoding 50S ribosomal protein L16, producing the protein MLIPKRVKYRKQMRGRRTGKETRGIDVQFGDYGLQALEPAWITQRQIEAARRAVVRYIKRRGRLWIRIFPDKPVTAKPAETRMGKGKGAVDHYVAVVKPGRVLFEMGDVDEATAREALRLAGFKMPIKTKFVVRTDPVTGNALVSGEMG
- the rpsC gene encoding 30S ribosomal protein S3, translating into MGRKIHPIGFRLGINRTWEGRWYAEGRRYVEMLHEDFEIRKALMKEAANAAVSKIEIERSPSQVEVTIFTAKPGFIIGKKGEQIKKLKTMLSTLTGKQIKLEVSEIDKPDLDARLIADNIARQLERRIGHSRAMKRAVQQALRQGALGIKIVVAGRLAGSEMARREQQMEGRVPRSTLRSLIDYGTAESLTGYGRIGVKVWVYLGEKKREEKPEPTDVYVSQ
- the rplV gene encoding 50S ribosomal protein L22, which encodes MEVKAFAQSLPISPQKIRLVIDQVRGKNAEQALVILQHMPQKGAELVRKVIASALANAENNFELNRLDLYVKTIFAGDSFRLKRVKAGARGRYKPRVKRYAHLTVILDEREDA
- the rpsS gene encoding 30S ribosomal protein S19, with the protein product MSRSLKKGPFIEPKLLRRIETMNGRNEKKVIKTWSRASTIFPQMVGHTIAVHDGRRHVPIYITENMVGHKLGEFAPTRTFRGHITEKKTKKTGTTGA
- the rplB gene encoding 50S ribosomal protein L2 → MAVKVYKPTSPGRRGMTGYSFEEITTSRPQKALVREKRGKSGRNNQGRVTVRHRGGGHKRAYRIIDFKRDKVGVPARVATIEYDPNRTARIALLVYADGEKRYIIAPNTLNVGDTLISGPDAPLRDGNALPLNKIPVGSVIHNIELEVGRGGQMVRSAGTSAQLIGREERYAQIRLPSGEMRTVREECMATLGQVGNLEHTNIKIGKAGRKRWMGWRPTVRGSAMDPDSHPHGGGEGRSPIGMPGPKTPWGKPALGYKTRRNKRTNKFIIRRRASGRG
- the rplW gene encoding 50S ribosomal protein L23, whose protein sequence is MNLYNVIIRPIITEASSQDAATLNQFAFEVDLRANKIQIKEAVEVIFNVDVLRVNTIILPKKRGTRGRKSYVRKPAMKKAIVTLPEGQTIPLFNL
- the rplD gene encoding 50S ribosomal protein L4 — its product is MKVPVLNMAGKEVGSTELPADIFEAKINIGLMHQYVVMQNANARLGTHKTKRRGEINRTHAKWYRQKGTGRARHGSRSAPLFVGGGRAHGPIPHKYTLDMPRKMRHTALRSALSALLRDGQIIVVDSITVDEPKTKLMANILKALVGDQSSLLLLAGRDDIVERCVRNLDDAAYLRASYMNVRDLLQYDRLIIPLNALDVIKGLLSRQRVQE
- the rplC gene encoding 50S ribosomal protein L3 → MMKGIIGKKIGMSQIIDPESGKTVGVTVIQAGPCFVTQVRTAENDGYLAVQLGYEEINPERLSNGERQHLLKRNLPTLRYLREFRVKDITLQEGERLTVEVFSKGDHVDVVGTSKGHGTAGTIKRHGFNRQPTTHGASDRTRSPGSSSSGTTPGRVKKGTRRSGQMGVDRVTSQNLEVMAIDTEHNLLAVKGSVPGAKGGLVIIKESVKARK
- the rpsJ gene encoding 30S ribosomal protein S10 translates to MAKNKIRIRLKAYDHRVIDQSARRIVETAERTGARVVGPVPLPTRIERFTVRRSPFIDKESQEHFEIRTHKRLIDVLDPDSKTIDALTRLNLPAGVDIEIKI
- the tuf gene encoding elongation factor Tu, coding for MAKFERNKPHANIGTIGHVDHGKTSLTAAITKVLAMKGQAEFRAYDSIDNAPEEKARGITISITHVEYETPNRHYAHVDCPGHRDYIKNMITGAAQMDGAILVVSAPDGPMPQTREHVLLARQVEVPAMVVFLNKVDQMDDPELLELVELELSDLLSGYGFPADTPIIRGSALKALEQTSTDVNHPDYAPILQLMETVDTYIPQPTREMDKPFLMPIEDVFSIKGRGTVVTGRVERGQLKKGEEVEILGLREEKMKTTVTGIEMFHKELDAAVAGDNAGILLRGTQREEVERGMVIAKPGSITPHTKFKCQVYVLKKEEGGRHKAFFTGYRPQFYLRTVDVTGTVALPDGVEMVMPGDNIVMTVELIMPIALEKGSKFAIREGGLTVGAGVIVEIIE